A stretch of bacterium DNA encodes these proteins:
- a CDS encoding 30S ribosomal protein S10: protein MTSDRIRIRLKAFDHKLLDQSVQEILDAAKRTGARVSGPIPLPTEINRFCVLRSPHVDKKSREHFEMRTHKRLLDILDPTQQTIDALMKLDLSAGVDVEIKLQ from the coding sequence ACGAGCGACAGAATCCGCATCCGCCTCAAGGCGTTCGACCACAAGCTCCTGGATCAGTCGGTGCAGGAGATACTGGACGCCGCGAAACGGACCGGCGCGAGGGTATCGGGTCCTATCCCGCTGCCCACCGAGATAAACAGGTTCTGCGTGCTTCGCTCTCCGCACGTGGACAAAAAGTCCAGAGAGCACTTCGAGATGCGCACTCACAAGAGGCTTCTCGACATTCTGGACCCAACCCAGCAGACGATCGACGCCCTAATGAAGCTCGATCTCTCCGCCGGGGTGGATGTGGAAATTAAACTGCAGTAG